From one Pagrus major chromosome 21, Pma_NU_1.0 genomic stretch:
- the ankrd12 gene encoding ankyrin repeat domain-containing protein 12 isoform X1, with amino-acid sequence MAKPGSDRDGAMVDKQAGKKSKDKLSPFTKTPKLDRSELLGKEGKAKSSMKRKLSFTTSPLRTEERDSDTDDSDPGQSSETWGERLVPPCRIYADKDGPDKKKVKKEAGGKKSQANLLFGYPLSERKQMALLMQMTANSPDSTPSHPSQTTPVQKKVPSSASSRQKDKVNKRNERGETPLHMAAIRGDAKQVKELISLGADVNVKDFAGWTPLHEACNLGYYDVAKVLIAAGAEVNTQGLDDDTPLHDASSSGHKDIVKLLLRHGGNAFQANKRGERPVDVADSQELEQLLKGEVPLSDQDDSSSESEDPPSVNPSSVDDNMDDSDTEKDSDGKPATKASSSMPGLDEYEFKDEEEEEDLSKALNDRHILRRELRQREKEEKERNHVAGKQSSKGDSSSKSKKQKTSRVPCSSDTSSDEMESLPEKRSSPTCSQSSESIKVDTRSKKDTAEQKDKDKDKGKVKRKSKSQNKNKENQEDGKENSKTLVLSLATVSESTEKGREEDSFKMSFSPKDDSSVHLFHLSSIKSPKLNHSLTDKQTPLKQENTKMCISISDGSCPVDGVKYNHYTDADYCTEGSSTKGCKHKEKSKHQQKDPSVDGDDGHSSPYKDGSIGNSIDNAEGALRKSDLDGKVVKKHKLKHKEKDKHRREYEAERSRHRQKEARKDSHRNLEFDREFWKENFFKSDETDDSLPVKKEGEDNSSLQKTSDSSPVKDERNTKEKHSSSKEKRPREDREKDKAVKKERKEAAGKEEKVKDSKLSERDEKVDCHGSGRIPEETLQSNSMKEETEEKPISGITADQEQLEPSEKGSREKTDKRFPGKEKDSEKMEKRHPDKEKKVKTEHSDKAEPQNSVDRWKDKERTGAISSHSPGDKNYKENEKLKSLSTTKKHEDSRKNKDKFDKRSDRERQDREYSAGDHREKERTNSDKKGKPLEKTADHSKSDRSKERDCDRKKRDKIKDGTSSNLKLLLEEKKSYLSESSKSLSMKSKEEVMRTPEKDRDRRDRDRDSDKHKDKDKDRHKDRSQQAKISKAKPNETDADKAKSKASPATRDTKPKEKRLVNDDLMQTSFERMLSLKDQEIEQWHRKHLEKIKQKERERLKQRPIADPGKSKPKDRTKTEPCLSKELMRSKSSESSDVHSRDKPLKDGTSPRTMSLDGKSLPSISAKVMSAVENCLTRSPRPESERCGLMSRSVSLVSVASSEDSCQATTLTPRHVEYDSDMNMEASDSQPAFLQSSLVIQATRSPSVHEKDCNSLPDVPQSNRTLLSGRHESPYLRAILDEDANSSTEGKAVENLPKPIQPTEEIRPRETSVETEESLTSQPCLNSVADSVTEQEEGLPPQVSNKDNESKNLTLPECSGSQTGSTEEKTDPPVVKDVPCLTENSQAEFSDKDSDQPSLPTACVTEEPSTLTNTKTFQQREPLTVSGMESVQQTESGTSQVSDHKDKPLESSERAEQESMETVSESFRTEAVGSPVPSTSSHIPSSTSGESLPGFGKMSSEPECSPEDMDVDNQDCKKSRPSSDAAGSCLDAQVENKDSMPSSPEHKTEEMADVVQSSENNSGAAVSAPIESSSVEGSLATESSSEYKAEASSEQMEVTPAEEKPESSSSGEEQSQSTIQSAAQIYSSSSSSSSSCSGSSTASGSSSPQSGDRDSDSSGAKVKVRSADEDVDIHVPHPRKRKMPKVSTSQSCSTTQQEKERGQQSLAAIVDSVKLEEIQPYQTERANPYYEFLHIRKKIEEKRKVLCSVTPQPPQYYDEYVTFNGSYLLDGNPLSKLCIPTITPPPSLPEQLKEMFKQQEVVRMKLRLQHSIEREKLIVSNEQEVLRVHYRAARTLANQTLPFSACTVLLDAEVYNMPQDVQNDDGKTSVRDRFNARQFMSWLQDVDDKFDKLKTCLLMRQQHEAAALNAVQRLEWQLKLQELDPATYKSTSIFEIPEFYIPLVEVNDDFDLTPI; translated from the exons ATGGCCAAACCTGGGAGCGACAGAGATGGAGCCATGGTGGATAAGCAGGCGGGGAAGAAG AGCAAAGACAAGTTGTCCCCTTTCACCAAAACTCCGAAGCTGGACCGGAGTGAATTGCTGGGAAAGGAAGGGAAAGCCAAGTCTTCCATGAAGCGCAAGCTCTCCTTCACTACCAGTCCGCTCCGGACCGAGGAGCGAGACTCTGACACCG ATGACTCAGACCCAGGCCAGTCGAGTGAGACCTGGGGAGAGAGATTAGTGCCTCCCTGCAGGATATACGCAG aTAAAGACGGACCAGACAAGAAGAAGGTGAAAAAGGAGGCTGGGGGCAAGAAGTCCCAGGCCAACCTTTTGTTTGGGTATCCTCTGTCAGAGCGCAAACAGATGGCTCTACTAATGCAGATGACTGCCAACAGTCCAG ACTCAACTCCCAGTCACCCCTCACAAACGACGCCCGTGCAGAAGAAAGTCCCCAGCAGCGCCTCATCTCGACAGAAGGATAAGGTCAACAAGAGGAACGAGCGAGGGGAGACTCCCCTTCACATGGCTGCCATCCGGGGAGACGCCAAGCAAGTTAAAGAGCTCATTAGCCTGGGAGCTGATGTCAACGTCAAAGACTTTGCAG GTTGGACACCTCTTCATGAAGCCTGTAATCTCGGCTACTACGATGTGGCCAAGGTCTTAATAGCAGCAGGTGCAGAGGTGAACACGCAGGGGCTGGATGACGATACGCCACTCCATGATGCCTCTAGCAGCGGGCACAAAGAT ATTGTAAAACTGCTACTTCGACATGGTGGTAACGCCTTCCAGGCAAACAAGCGCGGCGAGCGCCCGGTGGACGTGGCGGACTCTCAGGAGCTTGAACAGCTATTAAAGGGAGAGGTGCCACTGTCGGACCAAGACGACAGTTCTTCAG AGTCTGAAGACCCACCGTCTGTCAATCCATCCAGCGTGGATGACAACATGGACGACTCCGATACTGAAAAGGACTCGGATGGCAAACCAGCCACAAAAGCGTCGTCGTCCATGCCAGGGCTGGATGAGTACGAGTTCAAGgacgaggaagaagaggaggatctCAGTAAGGCCCTGAACGACAGACACATCCTCCGGAGGGAACTACGGCAGCgggagaaggaggaaaaagagagaaatcatGTGGCAGGAAAGCAGAGCAGCAAAGGGGATTCCTCCTCCAAGTCCAAGAAGCAGAAGACGTCTCGTGTCCCCTGCAGCTCTGATACCTCCAGCGACGAAATGGAGAGCCTTCCAGAGAAACGGAGTTCCCCCACTTGCTCTCAGAGCTCAGAGAGCATCAAGGTCGACACGAGGTCTAAAAAGGACACTGCTGAGCAAAAGGACAAGGACAAGGACAAGGGCAAAGTCAAGAGGAAGAGTAAAAGccagaataaaaacaaggaaaacCAAGAGGATGGGAAAGAGAATAGCAAAACGTTGGTCCTCTCTCTTGCAACAGTGTCCGAGAGCACAGAAAAGGGTCGGGAGGAAGACTCATTCAAGATGTCTTTCAGTCCTAAAGATGACTCATCCGTCCACCTCTTCCATTTGTCATCCATAAAGTCTCCAAAACTGAACCACAGCCTGACAGATAAACAAACACCACTCAAACAGGAAAATACTAAGATGTGCATTTCCATCAGTGACGGCTCATGTCCGGTGGACGGTGTCAAATACAACCACTACACAGACGCAGACTACTGCACTGAAGGCTCCAGCACCAAGGGGTGCAAGCACAAGGAAAAGagcaaacatcaacaaaaagaCCCCAGTGTAGATGGAGACGACGGTCATTCAAGTCCTTACAAAGACGGCAGCATAGGAAACAGTATAGACAATGCTGAAGGTGCCTTACGGAAGAGTGACTTAGATGGCAAAGTAGTAAAGAAGCATAAACTTAAACACaaggagaaagacaaacacaggcGGGAATACGAGGCAGAGCGGAGCCGACACAGGCAGAAAGAAGCCAGGAAAGACAGCCACAGGAATTTGGAGTTTGACAGAGAGTTCTGGAAAGAAAATTTTTTCAAAAGTGATGAGACGGATGATTCTCTGCCAGTGAAAAAAGAAGGTGAAGACAACAGCTCACTTCAGAAGACCTCTGATTCCTCTCCTGTCAAAGACGAGAGGAACACAAAGGAGAAACACTCAAGCAGCAAAGAAAAGAGGCCGAGAGAGGACCGAGAAAAAGACAAGGCTGTGAAGAAAGAGCGGAAGGAGGCTGCTGGTAAAGAGGAGAAGGTAAAGGATTCGAAGCTGAGTGAGCGTGACGAGAAAGTGGACTGCCACGGCTCAGGGCGGATTCCTGAGGAGACGCTGCAAAGCAACAGCatgaaagaagagacagaggagaaaccCATAAGTGGGATCACAGCTGATCAAGAACAGCTGGAGCCCTCTGAAAAAGGCTCACGCGAGAAAACTGACAAGAGGTTCCCAGGAAAGGAGAAAGATTCagaaaaaatggagaaaaggcATCCTGACaaggaaaaaaaggtgaaaacagaGCACTCTGACAAAGCTGAACCACAGAATTCAGTGGATCGTTGGAAGGACAAAGAAAGAACGGGAGCAATTTCTTCCCACTCGCCTGGAGATAAAAACTACAAAGAGAATGAAAAGCTGAAATCTTTATCCACAACAAAAAAGCATGAGGAcagcagaaaaaataaagataagtTCGACAAACGGTCCGATAGGGAGAGACAGGACAGAGAATATAGTGCTGGGGATCACAGAGAAAAGGAACGCACAAACTCTGATAAGAAAGGAAAACCTCTGGAGAAGACTGCAGATCATAGTAAATCTGATCGTTCAAAAGAGAGAGACTGtgacaggaagaagagagacaaaataaaagatggGACCTCTTCCAATCTGAAGTTACTATtagaagagaagaagagctACCTGTCTGAGAGCAGCAAGTCCTTATCTATGAAATCCAAGGAGGAAGTTATGAGAACACCAGAAAAGGATCGTGACCGGAGAGACCGGGATAGAGACTCAGATAAACACAAGGACAAGGATAAGGACCGGCACAAAGACCGCTCCCAGCAGGCCAAGATCAGCAAGGCCAAACCCAACGAAACAGATGCAGACAAGGCCAAATCAAAAGCCTCGCCGGCAACACGAGACACTAAGCCCAAAGAGAAAAGGCTCGTGAATGATGACTTGATGCAGACCAGCTTTGAGCGCATGCTCAGCCTCAAGGACCAGGAAATTGAGCAGTGGCATCGCAAACACCTGgagaaaatcaaacaaaaagagCGGGAAAGACTTAAACAGCGGCCCATAGCAGATCCGGGGAAGTCCAAGCCTAAAGACCGAACTAAGACTGAGCCGTGCTTAAGTAAAGAGCTCATGCGCTCAAAAAGCTCTGAATCCTCTGATGTCCACAGCAGAGATAAACCCCTGAAGGACGGCACTAGCCCCAGAACAATGTCGCTTGATGGGAAGAGCCTGCCTTCTATCAGTGCAAAGGTCATGTCAGCGGTGGAAAACTGTCTGACCAGATCACCCAGACCAGAGAGTGAACGCTGCGGCCTCATGTCCAGGTCCGTGTCCCTGGTTTCTGTTGCCAGCTCAGAGGATTCATGTCAGGCGACGACATTAACACCCAGACACGTTGAATACGACTCTGACATGAACATGGAAGCCTCAGACTCTCAGCCTGCATTCCTCCAGTCTTCCCTCGTCATTCAAGCCACCAGATCGCCGTCTGTTCACGAGAAAGATTGCAACAGTCTTCCAGATGTGCCGCAAAGTAATCGGACACTGCTGTCAGGCAGACACGAATCACCGTACCTCAGGGCTATTCTGGACGAGGATGCCAACTCATCGACTGAAGGTAAAGCTGTTGAGAATCTGCCTAAACCCATCCAGCCTACAGAGGAGATCAGACCGAGAGAGACCTCCgtggaaacagaggagagccTCACGAGTCAACCATGTTTGAATTCTGTCGCTGATTCAGTCACAGAGCAAGAGGAGGGTCTCCCACCACAAGTGTCAAACAAAGACAATGAGAGTAAAAACCTGACACTTCCAGAGTGTAGTGGCTCTCAAACCGGGTCAACGGAGGAAAAAACTGATCCTCCTGTTGTGAAGGACGTCCCATGTTTGACAGAGAATTCACAAGCAGAATTCAGTGACAAAGACTCTGATCAACCATCATTACCTACAGCTTGTGTAACTGAGGAGCCATCAacgctcacaaacacaaaaaccttCCAGCAAAGGGAACCACTCACTGTTTCTGGCATGGAGAGCGTGCAGCAGACAGAATCGGGTACCTCACAAGTTTCTGACCATAAAGACAAACCTCTGGAGAGTTCTGAAAGAGCAGAACAGGAGAGCATGGAAACGGTTTCAGAAAGCTTCAGAACAGAGGCTGTTGGAAGTCCCGTCCCGTCCACCAGTTCGCACATTCCCAGCTCCACTTCAGGGGAGTCGTTGCCAGGCTTTGGCAAAATGAGCTCAGAGCCTGAATGTTCTCCAGAGGACATGGATGTAGATAACCAAGACTGCAAGAAATCAAGACCTTCCAGTGACGCTGCAGGCTCATGTCTCGATGCTCAGGTGGAGAATAAGGACAGTATGCCCTCGAGCCCTGAACACAAAACTGAAGAGATGGCTGATGTCGTGCAGAGCTCAGAGAACAACAGTGGTGCTGCTGTTTCTGCTCCAATAGAGAGTTCGTCGGTTGAGGGCAGCCTGGCTACAGAGAGCTCCTCTGAATATAAAGCAGAGGCCAGCTCAGAGCAGATGGAGGTGACCCCTGCCGAGGAGAAACCAGAGTCATCTTCATCTGGAGAGGAGCAGAGTCAAAGCACCATCCAATCGGCAGCTCAGATTtactccagcagcagcagcagcagcagcagctgcagcggcagcagcacTGCCTCAGGGAGCTCCTCACCTCAATCTGGAGACCGGGATTCAGATTCTTCAGGGGCTAAGGTCAAGGTTCGCTCTGCAGACGAGGACGTGGACATCCATGTGCCCCATCCTCGCAAGAGAAAGATGCCCAAAGTGTCGACCTCCCAGTCCTGCTCAACGACCCaacaggagaaggagagaggccAGCAGTCTCTGGCTGCTATTGTGGACTCtgtgaagctggaggagattCAACCCTACCAGACAGAGAGGGCCAACCCTTACTACGAGTTCTTGCACATCAGGAAGAAGATCGAGGAGAAGCGCAAAGTGTTGTGCAGCGTCACCCCCCAACCACCACAGTATTATGATGAATATGTGACCTTCAACGGATCCTACCTCTTAGATGGGAACCCACTCAGCAAGCTCTGTATACCAACA ATAACTCCACCTCCGTCGTTACCTGAGCAGCTGAAAGAGATGTTCAAACAACAAGAGGTCGTCCGGATGAAACTACGACTACAGCACAGCATTGAAAGG GAAAAGCTGATTGTTTCAAATGAACAGGAAGTCTTACGAGTCCATTACCGGGCAGCAAGAACACTGGCCAATCAGACTCTGCCTTTCAGTGCCTGTACAGTTTTATTGGATGCTGAAGTGTACAACATGCCTCAAGACGTCCAG AACGATGATGGCAAAACGTCAGTGAGAGACAGATTCAACGCCAGACAGTTTATGTCCTGGTTACAAGACGTTGATGACAAGTTTGACAAACTGAAG ACGTGTCTGCTGATGAGGCAGCAGCACGAGGCGGCGGCCCTGAACGCTGTGCAGCGTCTGGAGTGGCAGCTCAAACTACAGGAGCTCGACCCGGCCACCTACAAGTCCACCAGTATCTTCGAGATCCCTGAGTTCTACATCCCGCTCGTGGAGGTCAACGACGACTTCGACCTCACCCCGATATGA